The Populus alba chromosome 13, ASM523922v2, whole genome shotgun sequence genome contains the following window.
ACAAGAATTTGCTGCTTTCAAAACCACATCTCTTCGATTCTGAAAAGGGAAAGGTGCCAAATTCATGTAAAGGTGGACTCAGAAACACGTTATGCTTTCTCCTTCACAAGTAACCCCTCATCCCCCCCCGCCATTAACTGGTAGCAGTTTCTCTGTGATTTCATTGAGAGGAAAAATCAGGGAGAAGAACATGATGGAGTTTCGGTACTAATTTTTTTCCTAGGTAGATCGTCTTTTGTTTTGGGTTAATTGAGGGGTTACGGTGTGTGCTGTCTGCAGTTGAGAGATCGGCGTTGTTGGAAGACGAGAGTCACGACTAGTATTGATGCTGGTGTGCCTGGGTTaggatttataaaaaatgaaggagAAAAGGTTGAAGGCggtggctatttttttttcaaaaaacaattatagtaaagttgtaatatttaatataagttgattttagttattaaataataaataataaatcatcagATACAACCCCATATCAAAGCACTGTCATGTAACAAAACACTGTCTAAAAACCAGTAGAGATTGATGGCTTCCTGAACTCAATACAGCCAGTCATTGCATCAGGCAATACCActtcaaagaaatatattatgCAGATCAAATCTATAGTTCCTGGCAAGAGATTTCGAATCTATAGTTGCTTCAACATATGTTTTATAGTTTACCAACCATTTGAACAAGTTGTTGGGATGTTGGAGAAATATTCCATTGCTTGAAGTTCATGATTCACAGAGAGTTCTTACAGAGCATTTTTACACGATAGAGAATAAGCATTTTCACAAGGACTGTGCCACAGATCTAGACCGTGGGCTGTATATTTAGGCAGTTGGATAAGAGGAGTCCATTGCTATGCCACAGAGACCTTCTTCGGCATCTATGTCTCTCTGCATCCTTCCTCACCCCAGCTAGTGCCCCATGAATTCTTGACAAGCCAATATTTGGTACCATCACTGGTTTCGCCATAGCCAACTGCTGTAACACCGTGGTCCAACTCTGTTCCACACTTTCCTGTGAAAACACCACTTGAATAGAATTGGAAGTCAGACCCTCCTGCATCAATGGAAACAGAAATTGGCTGATTGGCCACAGCCTTTTAACAATTCTGCCTCACTGTTGAGATGCCTGCTTTCTTGAGTTGCAAGTCCCATCAGCTGCCTGGTAGGGGTAGTTAGCTTCAGTTGTGATGCCATGGTTCTTGATTATGAATTCAAAACCATCTTCCATGAGACCACCCTCACAGCCCTGATTCTCACCTTGGGTGTCACAGTCTACAAGCTCTTGCTCGGATAGGGAGACCAATTTACCTGTGGTTAGTTGATTGATCCCCTCAGTAGCTGCCACAGTAGAAAAGGCCCGGCAATTGCCTGTTTTTGTCCCAAACAAAATCAGCAGACATATTTTGACATTAATACAACTGTAACATATAGTCTGCAGCATAAATGCAGTGGTAAGGATGCATTGCTTGGCACTAGAATAAAATTCTGGCCTTGCAACTACAAGTATGCGTGAGCCTCGATTgatgtcaaattaattttgatgcaAAGGATATTCTAGAACTTGAATCCAAAATATTTGGTCATTGCAATTCTGATAACATATTAGAAAATCATCCAAACTGTTAAGACaagtgaaaaaatattaacatattaaacttACCACACTGGCCTTGATCCTTGATAGGAGTAACAGCACCTTTCTTTCTCCAGTCCATGGTAGCAGGAACAGCATTAACATTTACATACTTAAATGATGTAACTTTCATTGGCCTTGTCTGAAATGGCCTCCGATAACCATTACGAGCACCCTTGAACTCTTCTTTGGTTTGGTCTGCAAATTTATTAACACTTAGCTTATATGGTTTGTTTCCAGCAGTATTGAATGATTCTATGCATTTAACGTTGTCCTTGAATATCTTGAACCGTCTTTTTTTCTCTGCAGCATCTACATAGACCTTTTCATATGTGGCCATCCATTGCTCATGCCTGGCAGACATGGATGATTCTTGGAGCTCCCGAGAAGCTACTTCAAAAGCCCACATTCCCAAAATGAGAATGAATGCAAAGAAACATTGCCTTTAGCATATCGAAACCATGGTTTATCCCTGCACATATGCAGCAAACCTGTATGCTGATGTTCCTATTCTTTATTAAGTTTAGAAAGATCAGGATGCTTAGAGTAACGGAGATTTGGATGGCCAGCTCTGATTCATGGCTGTGAACCTAAAGGAAATGTTTTTCTTCCTGCTGTCTCTAAGCTTGTTAACCGTGTTCAAATTCGCAGGCAGCTTCTTGTAACTTCAGTTGAAGTATCTAAAAATAGCTGAGAATCATGGCTGGATGTCATTGATATTTACACTCGTCTTCACTCCTCAAGCTAGATAATAAATGCAGCCAAAAGTCTTCCTTCTTCCTGTTCTTGGCCATCATAGAAGACAAATGACTTGCCCTGAAAATGTTGCAGTTCCTTTCATTCTTCAAATGAAAGATACTACTTCATTACAGTTACTGGAGCAACTTAAAAGAAGCTCGACCCTTCAACATAAACCTTGTCTGAAAGTTGATGTGTTTAGCATCTCGGATACCTTGCGATGGAAATACATTGAAATTCGCAGAATTTTGAGGCATTTACATTCCTAGCAATTCCAAGGGCATTCATGTAACCTTTGCATTATGATCAGACACATCCCACTAGAATTTTACTAATTCATAGGTTCCTTGCCCTCCAAAGAGGCTAATTGCAGGTACTCCAGCCGAGCTTGAACAGACAATGGAGAAATTCTTCGAAATATCCTTTGAAGTCCACCACACCCGGCTTTGCAATCCTGGAGTTTTTTCACAATTCTTTGAACAACTTTATCTGGCAAAGACTTGCCATCGTTTTTAGTTAGCCATGCTGAGATGCAGTGAAACCTGGAAATCCAGAATGGGCTACCAGCAGAAAATCTCATCTTTAATTTGGAGTTCACGTCCATGTCTCTGCTGTCTTCTGTCATgaatttttgggttaaaatagGATCGTTACACATGTATATAGAATTGTAACCAAACGCTGAAAGGTCACCCTCCTCACTCGTAAAGAACTTTAAACATATCATCTAATTTTGCTCAATCTACAATCTTAATTTCATGAgcatgatcatgatcatgacACATGTATACGATGATCTGGCAAAATCTAAGAAATTCGGGATTTAATTCTCTCTACCACTTGATACCGTAAGAATTATCTTGACATAGCTAGTCAGCGAATTTTGATCTATTCATAcctcataaatttttaatgacctacaaattaacaaaactaaaaaacaataagttACCTACAAGTTAACTTAACCTGGGATTCCTTTTCAAATCAATCTAAAATCAcaagaaagttgaaaaaaatcaaatgtagaTTAATAGATAGATTTCATTAGCTATTTGATGtttaggggtgaaattaaaacgTATTAGAAACAATAGGAGTAGCATTAGAAAATTGTAGACTACAAGGATAGAAGAGAAACATTAAAAGCCTGTGGgggtaaaaataaagtttttgtaaTCAGCCTGCCACCAAAACCCCACAAAACCTTCTCTCAGCAACGCCCTGTCCCTCTTCTTCGCAAAACCCTTGCAGCCCCATCAACAAAGCTTAAGGTCAGTTTCTCTCAAAGCTTCATTTTGAGTACCTTTCTTTTTCAGCCTTGTAGCTCTCTTTGGATTCATGGGTTTTCTGAAGTTGGcttctttttggatttttttcctGCAAAAAGAGCAAAAGATctgatctttttttgtttatttaatgggttttattaattgaatGGTAATGTTGGGTTTTTAGTGACTTTCTGTCTGTTTATTCATTGAAAGATTGTGTTTTTAACAggccctttttcttcttttgcttgtTATGTGATTTTGTTGTGCAAATTAATGAAGGTGTAAGGCGGCTTTAATAATTTGAAGAGacccttttctatttctttcatttGAAGAGCAGATTAGTATTCAGAGATGATAACTCTGGAGTGTTTGTAGAAGTGAAGAAATGTCATTTTTCATGTGGATTGTTTGATTTTAAGCTGATTTTGGATTGGAGTGGCTTAGGAATTTGTGATTGTTTCGATGGGAAATAATCATGTCACTTGcttgtttggttttgttttttgtaactTTGTATGCTTTAAGATAAAGagatttttcatttgttaatGAGAAAATTTTGcgtttttatgttgtacgtttTGTTGTTAGCTCATTGTTTTCTAATGTCAGATGGCTTGGAAAGGTATGTGGCAGCTGAAAAAGCTGGTTGTGAGCTACTGTGACTGGGGAGGAAGTAGTAGGGGTATCAGGTATGAGTTTCGGCATATAGATCACATATGTTTTAATCACTGAGTGATGATTTTTGTATCTAAGAAATCTAGAAGCAAATTCGATGCATGTTAAACTCAACTTATGGGAGGTCGAATGTTATAGTTTTGGTCATGTTCGAAATAAGTCCATGGGTGCACTGGGGAGAAAGTGTATAGATCAGATTGAAGTAGGAGTTAGGAAGGGTGGAAGTAGACCAAAAGATTTTCCATTTGATGTGGTAAAAGATTTGATATGACATCAGTTTGCAGAAGGTTTGCTTGAAAATAGAACTTAATAGAGGCAAAGGATCCATTTACTTAATCCAGACTTGTTCGAAAAATGAGCAGGGCAGGTGTTCTTACCACCCAACCAGCTATGGAGATGGTAGTACTTGGATTCTTTTCATCTTTATCATCCTAGTTTAACTCAGCAGCATCTCGAACTAGGATTAAGAATTCTGAGAGTTATTATGGagttaaaatatgtttttcgtCAAACCTTATCCTAATCTCCATTTTTCAATGTCATAGAGATCTATATCTGTGAGCAACTTTGTAAATTATGAGGGGGGGAAATCAATGGACACTAGGACAAAACATTAAGAGCTCTTGGAACCAATTCTATACTagaattaattttatctatttaagtagattgaattgatttgatttgctAAATGAATTCTTTTGTTTGAAATAGGTTTTAAAGTTGTGGAATTCATTTCACTAAGGTTAGtgaaattaaatcatttattcCAAATTGCCACCATCCCCAAAAAACTTCTTCCAAGCAGATGtaagagagggggggggggtagAGAATGGTGTTAGTGGGATTAGTTTCAAGGGGTCGATTATTAAGCAAACCCACACCCCTGATTTTAGTGGGATTAATTTTCAATGAGTTGATTCTGAAGCAAATTACACCCAAAGTGGTGTGATTCGCAAATTTTTCAAACACTAGAATTGGATAAATTTTGTTGAAATGATTTCATTTCTATTCAATTTGGAAGTTTTCAAACAGCCTGTAAGTGAACTCTATATATATGACCTGTATGTTTGTGTTCATCTCATAGATGGATGTTGATTTTTATTCCTAAACAGAAGTCCAAACCTTTATTGGTCCTTGGTGCTTATAGCACCCTTGCTGATTTTCCTGGCCACTGGCTTTTCCACAATTAGTAGTTATCGATTTAATTATGAATATGGCAGGGCCTTCATAGAGTCAAACCTGCCAGCATTTAAGGATAGCAATCCACAACTAGAGGTGCTCACTGAACTTTCTCGCGGTCAGCATCCATGTTTGAAGGCTTTTTACAGTAAGCTTCtctcctctccctccctctctatttcacacacaacaataaaatacGAGAACTAGGGTCTATTTCTACTAAATAATAATTCTTCTCCACAACATGAATGTGTCTGTGCTCAATCATTTAGAAAAgccttttcaatgttttttttttggcatgcaAACAGAGAACAAAAATGAGAGGGTGGTATGTGTGAAGAATTTGGCATCAGAAGACGTCCTTCTTCATGCTACCAGGCTAAGGAATGCGTTGggaagaaaagtgaaaaaactgCCAACAAGGCATGTGACCAAACACCCTAGCGTACAGGGTACATGGACGACTGATGTTAGATTTTGAAGCACGAAAACATCCTATATTACAACTTCTCGTGGCTTTAGCTTCATGAAGATATTGTGATAAAATGCTGGCACCGGGATCAAGTGAAAGTCATCTGTAATGTATTTTCTTGGGTTAGCTTGAACTTCCGGTCATCATTTAGACGTTCCAAAAACTTCGGCCCTAGACTCAGTCCCAGTTTGTTTTGTTCTAAAAGACACGACATTTGCATATCTATCCCATTCGATAAAATTCAGTTATCCTCTTATTTACCGGCCTAGTGTATTGTCACGACTAATAGGATTTATTGGGATTCTGATGTGAATTCAAAGGTTATTTGACCAAACTGGGATTCTTATCTGCTACTTGTTTCCATTTATTTCCCTATCTTCGTACAAGTTGGAGTCCCAGGTTCCTCTATTTCTTTTCTCCCCTGTCACAGGTCTAGCTGGTGTTGCAGCTAGTTGATGTGCAGTGAGCAGCGAAGCTACTATTATGGGGGAATTCCCACTTACTGTTCTAGCCATATTCTGATatgaaatgtatttttctttttatcataatGAACAGACATTATACAATGGTTCAAGAACTGATATTCGCATGAATCTCTTCTCCCAAAACAAGAAGATTTGAACCTCTGGAAACAGTCCATGTTAAGTAGAAAAGATGAATGTGTATAATGGGTTTTGTCTAGATGCCTGCCAATGATCCTCTTCCATCACATGTACCTGCCTGGATGATGGTGCGTAATCATAGCAGCCGTGCAGAATCACACCCCTGCGACAAGACGAGGACCTGTTCCCAGTTCGGTCTTACATGCCAACCCTAATTTTTCTGTTCAGAAGTCCATCCTCCACTTTCCTCTTAAGATTGACATTGAtgtgaaaattttcaaattctttcCTGTTCATTACTGCAGACCGCTACAAACACTCCCGCGGACTTTCACAGCATTGGCAATGATCGTTGAACATCTGCCAAAGAACCCAATGAAATCGAATTGCCACATATCTGTGCACTTAAATATTCAACGTTTAGCCTCCTGCATATATAAAACTACAAATTGTCAATGAATGACGATGATGACAAACCCATCTGCCTCTAACATGTTCCAAAACATCCATCAACTTGCAAAAACATAGGAGAGTGCTAACAATGTTATCATAATGTTACAAATCTCAACGAGTAGCTCAAAACCCTTTGGGTTAATACATAAAGTCGTccaacaaaatttcaaatacaaaagCATGTGCTTGCACGTGTATGCTTCTATTTGAGCACCTCGTATTCTTTCATAGGCCTAAATTTCTAGTTAGGAACACTACTGCGTTTACATGTGGTTCTGTGTCAATTCTGCAGAAATCAACATCCAATCTTCAGTACGCAGTTCAAAAAAGGTCCAGCAGCAATCTTGTATTCTACCATTAACCCTCAGCAGTTGTGCCAGCCTCAGCGGCCTTCTTCTCcctttgtttctctctttttttcttgttcttcagCGCATTCTTGCTCATTTGTCTAAAATTAACGTCATTGATGAGTATTAACTTTgtcaaaattgaaaacattgtTTATGCAAGCATGGAAACAGAATATGTACTTACTCAGTGGAGCTTCCTCCAAACAACTGTCATTGCAGAACATGAAAACCATCAGAACATAAGCAACTAATTAAATCCAATCAAGCAACATTGtaatatttgtaataataattgCCAAGAAAGAATAGCTTAAAAATCGAGCTGAGTATATTTGGAAGTTTGGCATCAGTTTGCCACGGCAATGCAGAAGATGAACCCAATGATTTGTATACTTGGTATAGTTCAATAGCCAATTTACTTCCTCCACtgattaaatcttaaaaatctgGTAGTCAACAAAAGCAAAAGGCAGAAAAATACTGCAAGTAGGGCTTCAGAACAATGGTTGTCATGGAGAGAGGTTCCCTCTCTCAAAGGGCCAACAATCTGGATGCCATGAGTTGCTtatataatgctttttttttgtctgaGAGGCCAATGGATAATTTACAGAAACCACGTATTAAAAGCTTGAGCAATTGAAGCCATCTATTCTCCCATTAATACCAAAGTGGCATTTAATGTATTTCTTTATGCATACAAAGAATCCTTTTAAAAGGGTACTCAGACGCTCATATTTCAATGCTCTTAGTTTCCTACTAGTTCCTGACATAAGCTACGTTGtggattggaaaaaaaaaatgaacaaaaaaaatgaatgtatAAAAAAGTCTAGGCCACAAGAAACTATCTGACAATGTTATTAATCCCAACCTAACAAATAACTTATTAGATCAATCCGGGTTTTGTAGCTTAACCCGCCAAACTCACAACCCGGATCATGAACTTTACCAAATttaacaactttgtttttttatatatattttacctaatgatacgataacaaaaatagatgctTACAAAATTAAACACCAACCAAAAGCCGAAATGTTTGTTCGAGACtgtaataacctcataaaaaacaaactaaaataaattatgaagaccAATTTAAATCtatcaaatgttaaaagatgaaatccaaaaacattcaatggaagatggaattaaaaaaaaaaaaaaaacctatatggCAATGTTATTAAACCAAACCCAGCAAGTCAACCTTAAAACTTCCTGACCCTACTCATTGCCTAGCccggttttaaaattaacttgtatAAGAGTTGCTTCTATGTGATTCAGTCTACTTGATGGGTCCAAAAGCAACAAGGACAACCAGTAAAAGCgtggtttgattttaaaaaaaaatattcaagataatatcttttttttaatattgagacaatAACTTATCAGAACGACCCAGGCTTCACAACTTAACTCGGCAAGCCCACAACCCGTATCATGGACCCTATtgggtttaaattttttgtcttttaaaactattttttatttaataatatgataacaaaaataaacacttgaAATTGAGCAACAATCAAATGCCCAGACATTTGTTTGAGACTGCGATAATctcaattgaaacaaattatagcgacaaattcaaaatcaacaaaatattgaagaataaaattgaaagaataaaagctaaaaagcatttaatggaaagaaaaagaaaaaaaaaaaaaaaaagatagaattaaaataaagaaggaaaaaaaaaaaaaaaaaaaagtaacaatttATTTAGTGTAGTAGTTAATTACCAAAAGATGTGATCGAAGATTAAGAACAAAGTTAGTTTTAACAGTGGAGAATCCACTCACAATCAGCAGAAAAGGAAACCCATACAACAGTCAAATTTTAACCTGCTTGTGATTCTTTAAGAAATGACCatcttaattaaaagaatagtaCGTGGGTTTCTATACCTCTGCCtgaacagcagcagcagctttaGCATGTGGAGGGCGATAAGCAGCAGGTTTCTGAACAGGGGCAGTTTTCTTGGAGGCTGCACCTTGTCCTGACAAATAATTATGTGTTCAGGAcccaaaaatttataaagaaatgtTTCATTATCAAATCAGGGTTCAAAGTATTGATAGAACCTTGAGATTTGGTTTCTGTGACTTTTAATGAATTAACAGACTTGATTAGTTCTGCAATTTCACCAAATCTATCTGGTGATTCTGGTTTCCACTCAACCTTCAGAAGTAATTGCACAAAATCAAGATTGAATCAGACAAATAGAAGTATGATCAGTTCAAGAAAACCAGTAACTTGTTAGAATACCAACCTCATACAATTTATCAAACATCTTTTTGAAGTATAGTGATCCATTGTGGTGGAAAATTTTAATCCTTCAATCACATAATTCAGAAATCAGTTCTTGAATTGTTGGCAAATAAGTTTATAAGATGTATGTATGTCCATGCCTCTTACATgtataagaaacaaaaataaatgcagTATCATTTACGCCATACATAATACTGAACTGTTCAACTCTATGACACCGTGAAGCTGAGCAATGGTGCTCTACAGCTGTGCTTAAGCTATTCGATAAAAAACAAAGGTTGCAAAAAAAGTATTTCATCAAGCATAAAAGCTTTAAACTACTAGTTGTTTCACCACCAGTAGGGGGTGTTTATGAGTGTAATAgaggttgcttttcaaagtttttttcccttgaaaaatgcatcaaaataatattttttatttttttttaaattcatttttgacaccagcacatcaaaacgatccaaaaacactaaaaaaaattaatttgaagcaaaacaaaattcaaattttaacgAAAAAGCaggttcaacctcaattccaaacGGAGCACTAAGCCATGGCACTTGAAATGCCCTCTGAACAAAAGGTTGCTGCTCATTATTGCTAAGcatttcaattttcaaccaaAATTGGAAGTGTTTGACAAGCTGCTTAATGAAAGAAGGCAATCCCATTTGCGTGAATTTGATTTTCACcggaaaaaaatatagaagtgcATCACCAAATGTGTTTTAGATCAGGAACAAGAATATATGTAAGAAAGGATGAAAGCACTTCCTCCGTGACAATAAAATAGCATTATTAATCAGTAGTCAAAACTTTAAAGGTATCAAATTATGATCTATGAATTCCAACTTTTGATCCAAGATATGGGTACAGGTTTGCTACACTTCTAATTATCAGCAATGGCAAGCATGACTAGAGAACCAAAAATCCCAACCAATGATCATACCCATTGTCAACTTGTAGTCTTGGAGCTGTTGTGGCAGTCATGAAATAGCACCCATCTGGGGACCACTCACTTGTTACAGACCATTCAGCCTTAGTTGttccaatttgttttttgtccACATAGTCCCAGAAAGCCTGAAATTTTATTCAAGCATAAGAAGAGGAATAAGAAAGAACTTGATCACCTAATTACTTACTCAAAGCACAAAATAGGTCAAACTACATAGAactgaaagaaagaagaatttttttttttttttcatccttggCAGCTTAAacattaacatgatttaaatttgGGTGGAAAAGACAATGCAGAGGTCTTGCACAATTTCAGCCCAACATGGGGGAAAGAAACCTAGAGTTGCCAGGAGAAAACAAGCACATAAGAAGATAATAGATGACATATTCAATAGCTTCATAATCCTAGTTATTGAACAAACAAGCTCTGGGAAAACCCCCTCCATTTACTAAAAGCAAAGCCCTGTAAAAAAGCAAAGGGTATCTCCAGAGAATGCTCTAAGGTACAAAGAAACACACAAGCATTCCTCCTTCCAAGAGTATCATAAAGCAAGAAGAGGGTCAAAAAGAAAAAGCCTAATGGAAGAAAAGACAATTAGTAACATTTTTATGTGGTGTTTAACATCTCAATCTACCaagaaatgaagagaagaaTAGTAGAAAAACTCTAGAAATCCCAGACCAAGGGCATATGAATTATGACCTTCCCAAGGAACAtaagaaaagatattttaacTCATCATAAATGAAGCACACAAAAGAGTTATTGACCTAGGGCTTTCACTAATTAACAAATGAGctgatcaaaaattaaattatcccAAATTTTGTGCATTAATGAAAGAAGAGACAGTGAGGAACTGGAAAATGATTTAGCAGGAAAAACAATCTTCAATGAGAGGAAGGGTTAGTTCAAATAATCTCAACCCGAAAGAAAACTGCTAGAGAATAATCAACTTGAACTTACTCACCATGTCACCAGGTAAGTTACCAAAACCAGCTAAGCATAGAACTGTAAACCAAAGAATTAAGGAAACATATATCACACAAATACAATGAAGAAAAAGGTGCTTCAAGTTAATCAAATTGTAAAATATACAGCTAGCTAAAAGAACAATCTTTGCCAAAGGATACATTTCCCTTTTGGGTTCCATCGGACAGTATTGTAAGGGCCCGTTCCAAGCTCAAGTAGAGGATGGCACTTCTTATCAAACAATGTTGCGCTTGCAGGCATAACTAAAATAGGTCAAGGAAGCACAAAATTTGTGGAAGTAATTGAGACAGAAATGTGAATGAGCGCAATCTGAGTTGAAGACTAGTAAATTTTTGCATCCTTCGATTTGTAAACTGTTAAAGCTGATTTAAATGTTCAGACATGAGAaaaggttttatatatatatatatatatatatatatatatataaaataaaaaaaaaaaaccatctgtGCAAACACGGAAATGCAAAATTAACTCTTCAAAAAGAAATCTACCAGAATAACATGGCACAAGTTCACTATTTTGGAGAATCCACCTCTGAGAAAACCTAACTGCACAAGGTCATCATTGCAATATGATTTGTCCCTCAAGGGGTAGAGTTCTCATATCAAAGTTCCTCTACACTTTATAGATGTCCAAATCACTGAGAGTAGATACTTGGTAGCAGCCCCTGTCTTTTAGTTACATGCAAACGAGATCTACTAGCAGGGTCCATGTATTCATGTTTCTTAGACATGTCCTCCAGATGAATGCTTACCTTAATAAGAGTGACAACATGGATCTAATGCAACAAATCTTTCACTCTATGTATGGAACAAGGATACATCCATAAACAACAGCAAACTCTGAACCAGAACATGACCACTGAACATCATGAATTGGCCCCTCTTTACCTGTTCATGGATCAAACAATCAAAAGTCAGTGTCTGCAGACaactaaaaaactgaaaaactaaTCCCGAACATACGTAGAGGTACCAGCCCCTCATGGGACCCATTGGTTGTAAGGTAGTTCAGCTTGGACTCTCCATAATAACTTTGATTGGTCTTGTCAACATCTGATTGCGCCACCGCCAGAAGCCCGGTAGAACCACGATTCCATTTCAGTTGCACTGTATCACATCGGAAAAAGCTCCTTCGAGCAACAGGCTGACTTTGCATTTCTTTCCCACAAGCAAATATCTGAACACTGGCTGGAACACCCTACATGAtccaacaattaattaaa
Protein-coding sequences here:
- the LOC118050349 gene encoding large ribosomal subunit protein mL43, whose protein sequence is MAWKGMWQLKKLVVSYCDWGGSSRGIRAFIESNLPAFKDSNPQLEVLTELSRGQHPCLKAFYKNKNERVVCVKNLASEDVLLHATRLRNALGRKVKKLPTRHVTKHPSVQGTWTTDVRF
- the LOC118050348 gene encoding uncharacterized protein, which codes for MAAKDTAPSLEILVRGPEGCFVWNGPPFGNGEPSVKLERVPCSRAKFSEDGSRLLVMKSDFVISIYDCSSFKEIKSFQVPNVLAAVLSPCGTYLQTFQKSSTPQDKNLVLWKIESGDSVYQQFQKNMTKTTWPSIRLSSDEAIACRMATNEIQFFDPKDFSKGIVHRIRVPGVAAVELSMVPGSHVAAFIPESKGVPASVQIFACGKEMQSQPVARRSFFRCDTVQLKWNRGSTGLLAVAQSDVDKTNQSYYGESKLNYLTTNGSHEGLVPLRKEGPIHDVQWSCSGSEFAVVYGFMPASATLFDKKCHPLLELGTGPYNTVRWNPKGKFLCLAGFGNLPGDMAFWDYVDKKQIGTTKAEWSVTSEWSPDGCYFMTATTAPRLQVDNGIKIFHHNGSLYFKKMFDKLYEVEWKPESPDRFGEIAELIKSVNSLKVTETKSQGQGAASKKTAPVQKPAAYRPPHAKAAAAVQAELFGGSSTEQMSKNALKNKKKREKQREKKAAEAGTTAEG